From Anoplopoma fimbria isolate UVic2021 breed Golden Eagle Sablefish chromosome 11, Afim_UVic_2022, whole genome shotgun sequence, one genomic window encodes:
- the lpar2a gene encoding lysophosphatidic acid receptor 2a, whose translation MASESSAWSTCDYSHNVTFFYDLVDKKISVVWTMRDFVVIGLGLTVCLIVVLANLMVMVAISMNHRFHFPIYYLLGNMAAADLFAGVAYANLMLHTGPWTRTLTKAQWYIRGALIDISLTASVASLLAVAVERHQTIITMQLHSTMSKRRVVLLMVCIWAVSVVMGLVPSTLWNCECDLEDCSTVAPLYSRRFLVFWAALNLLTFFIMAAVYTRIYVYVRYQTCDASHHTTEMRNRQTVVNLMKTISMVLGAFVICWMPGLVTLLLDGLLGRASHANAYEKFCLVIAECNSLVNPIIYSLRDDEMQRTFKWILCCVCRRGTDRQRERSPAGINSPLPEETLGCVQKLQDQAACTETNHREDSWTMPGV comes from the exons ATGGCCTCGGAGAGCAGCGCATGGAGCACCTGCGACTACAGCCACAACGTCACCTTCTTCTACGACTTGGTGGACAAGAAGATCAGCGTGGTGTGGACCATGCGGGACTTTGTGGTGATCGGCCTGGGCCTGACGGTATGTCTCATCGTGGTCCTGGCCAACCTGATGGTGATGGTGGCCATCTCCATGAACCACCGCTTCCACTTCCCCATCTACTATCTCCTGGGCAACATGGCTGCGGCAGACCTGTTCGCCGGTGTCGCCTACGCCAACCTGATGCTGCACACGGGCCCGTGGACCAGGACGCTCACCAAGGCGCAGTGGTACATCCGCGGTGCTTTGATCGACATCAGCCTGACGGCCTCTGTGGCCAGCCTGCTGGCCGTCGCCGTGGAGCGCCACCAGACCATCATCACCATGCAGCTGCACAGCACCATGAGCAAGCGGCGCGTGGTGCTGCTGATGGTCTGCATCTGGGCCGTGAGCGTCGTCATGGGCCTGGTGCCTTCCACGTTGTGGAACTGCGAGTGCGACCTGGAAGACTGCTCCACCGTGGCTCCTCTCTACAGCCGCCGCTTCCTCGTCTTCTGGGCGGCTCTCAACCTGCTCACTTTCTTTATCATGGCCGCCGTGTACACTCGGATCTACGTCTATGTCAGATACCAGACCTGCGACGCGTCCCACCACACAACGGAGATGAGGAACAGGCAAACTGTCGTCAACCTGATGAAGACTATCTCCATGGTTCTGG GGGCCTTCGTGATCTGCTGGATGCCTGGCCTCGTGACCCTCCTACTGGACGGGCTGCTGGGTCGAGCCAGCCACGCCAACGCCTACGAGAAGTTCTGTTTGGTGATAGCGGAATGCAACTCTCTGGTCAACCCCATCATCTATTCCCTGCGAGACGACGAGATGCAGAGGACGTTCAAGTGGATCCTGTGCTGCGTGTGTCGGAGAGGTACTGACCGGCAGAGGGAGCGGTCACCTGCAGGGATCAACTCCCCACTCCCGGAG GAAACACTTGGCTGTGTACAGAAGTTGCAAGATCAGGCTGCCTGTACCGAAACAAACCATAGAGAAGACAGTTGGACAATGCCGGGGGTATAA